Proteins from one Desulfotomaculum sp. genomic window:
- a CDS encoding SAM-dependent methyltransferase translates to MTNGKYSHKRVGTETSSFGTPGRINHDSTKFYKSRLYEGLNSEKNVKHIENKILEKNINKIFCKSSEKMDELPDNSVHLMVTSPPYNVSKEYDDDLSLNEYLNLLNTVWRETYRVLVPGGRACVNVANLGRKPYIPLHSYIIDGMQEIGYLMRGEIIWNKASSASPSTAWGSWLSAANPVLRDIHEYILVFSKETFSRKRKDKKNTIKKEDFLEWTKSVWTFPAVSAKQIGHPAPFSEELPHRLIQLYTFQDDVVLDPFVGSGTTCLSAIKDKRNYVGYDIDPEYIKLAEKRILNYTSQL, encoded by the coding sequence ATGACAAACGGAAAGTATAGTCATAAAAGGGTCGGCACTGAAACAAGTTCCTTCGGGACTCCCGGTCGTATTAACCACGATTCCACCAAATTTTATAAAAGCAGACTTTATGAAGGCTTAAATTCTGAAAAAAATGTAAAACATATCGAGAACAAAATCCTTGAAAAGAACATTAACAAAATTTTCTGCAAATCCAGTGAAAAAATGGACGAGTTGCCTGATAATAGTGTTCATTTAATGGTTACATCACCTCCATATAACGTTTCAAAGGAATATGATGATGATTTGAGTCTGAATGAATATTTGAACTTACTGAATACAGTTTGGCGAGAAACATATCGCGTTTTGGTCCCCGGCGGCCGTGCCTGTGTCAATGTAGCTAACCTCGGTAGAAAACCTTATATACCTCTTCATAGTTACATTATAGATGGCATGCAGGAAATCGGCTATCTTATGCGTGGTGAAATCATATGGAACAAGGCTTCAAGCGCAAGCCCCTCAACTGCATGGGGAAGCTGGCTCTCAGCCGCAAATCCTGTCTTAAGGGATATTCACGAATATATTTTAGTTTTTTCTAAAGAAACATTTTCAAGAAAGAGAAAAGACAAAAAAAATACGATTAAAAAAGAAGATTTTTTGGAATGGACAAAAAGTGTATGGACATTCCCCGCCGTTTCAGCAAAACAAATCGGCCACCCCGCGCCCTTTTCAGAAGAGTTGCCTCATCGTCTAATTCAATTATACACATTCCAAGATGATGTTGTTTTAGATCCTTTCGTCGGTAGTGGTACTACCTGCCTCTCAGCTATTAAAGACAAACGAAACTATGTCGGCTATGATATTGATCCTGAGTACATAAAACTGGCTGAAAAGAGAATTTTAAATTATACTAGCCAATTATAA